From a region of the Asterias amurensis chromosome 2, ASM3211899v1 genome:
- the LOC139954478 gene encoding mitochondrial inner membrane protease subunit 2-like — MTTARKALKIFLGGFTLGVGGSLTFFDKVGYFATVDGKSMQPVFNPDHEQRRDVIFLNHWALKDYNVQRGDIVSLASPNHPDDVLVKRVIGLEGDTIRTLSYKNRYVTVPEGHCWIEGDHHSVSLDSNYFGPVALGLVHARASHIIWPPHRQQRLVARLPKDRQPISLSTSLEEELFGYQEVDEV, encoded by the exons ATGACCACAGCAAGAAAGGCGCTTAAGATATTTCTCGGCGGGTTCACATTGGGAGTTGGCGGCTCTCTAACATTCTTCGACAAGGTCGGATATTTTGCAACCGTTGATGGCAAGTCGATGCAG CCTGTCTTCAATCCCGACCATGAGCAGCGAAGAGACGTAATTTTCCTGAATCACTGGGCACTCAAAGACTACAATGTTCAACGAGGTGATATCGTCTCTTTAGC ATCCCCTAATCACCCGGATGATGTTCTTGTAAAAAGAGTGATAGGGCTGGAAGGTGATACGATACG aaCGTTAAGCTACAAGAATCGTTACGTGACGGTACCTGAGGGCCATTGTTGGATAGAGGGCGACCATCATAGCGTCAGTCTAGACAGTAACTATTTTGGACCA GTTGCACTTGGACTTGTGCATGCTCGTGCCTCTCATATCATTTGGCCACCACATCGTCAACAGCGTCTGGTAGCCAGACTCCCCAAAGATCGTCAGCCAATCAGCCTGTCAACCTCACTGGAGGAAGAGTTGTTCGGGTACCAGGAAGTGGATGAAGTATGA